A stretch of Candidatus Eisenbacteria bacterium DNA encodes these proteins:
- a CDS encoding decaprenyl-phosphate phosphoribosyltransferase, with product MSPFIESMRIREWTKNLLVFAGVIFSHHFLEGPYLLRAAAGFVLFSLAASSIYLFNDLLDREKDLAHPTKRLRPIPSGRLSPRAALAGSALLAAPSLAAGFALSPGFGASLAIYFALNLAYSVRLKKAVLLDILSIAVGFVIRAIAGVEVLKGFDEGVLISPWLLVCTFFAALFLAACKRRSELLLLDEGAASHRAALDHYSVGLIDHIVAVTAGITVLSYSLYTIWPDTVEKFGTSSLIYTVPFVVYGLFRYMYLVHEKGLGGNPAEILFSDRPLLVDLVLWAGAVLAILYR from the coding sequence ATGAGCCCCTTCATCGAGTCGATGCGGATCCGCGAGTGGACGAAGAACCTCCTCGTCTTCGCGGGCGTGATCTTCTCCCACCATTTCCTCGAGGGGCCCTATCTCCTTCGGGCGGCCGCGGGGTTCGTTCTCTTCTCGCTCGCCGCATCGAGCATCTATCTCTTCAACGATCTCCTTGATCGGGAGAAGGATCTCGCCCATCCGACGAAGCGCCTCCGCCCGATCCCTTCCGGCCGCCTCTCCCCGCGGGCGGCCCTCGCCGGAAGCGCGCTCCTCGCGGCGCCTTCGCTCGCGGCCGGCTTCGCTCTGTCGCCGGGATTCGGAGCGTCGCTCGCGATCTACTTCGCGCTAAACCTCGCGTATTCGGTTCGGCTCAAGAAGGCGGTTCTCCTCGACATCCTCTCGATCGCGGTCGGCTTCGTGATCCGCGCGATCGCGGGGGTCGAGGTTCTCAAGGGATTCGACGAGGGGGTTCTCATTTCCCCGTGGCTCCTCGTCTGCACGTTCTTTGCGGCCCTCTTCCTCGCGGCGTGCAAGCGGCGAAGCGAGCTTCTTCTTCTCGACGAAGGGGCGGCGAGCCATCGAGCGGCTCTCGACCATTACTCGGTCGGCCTCATCGACCATATCGTCGCCGTGACGGCCGGGATCACCGTGCTCTCCTATTCGCTCTACACGATCTGGCCGGACACGGTGGAGAAATTCGGGACGTCGAGTCTCATCTACACCGTGCCGTTCGTCGTGTACGGGCTTTTTCGCTACATGTATCTCGTCCATGAAAAGGGGCTCGGCGGGAATCCCGCGGAGATCCTCTTCTCGGACCGCCCCCTTCTCGTCGACCTCGTCCTCTGGGCGGGAGCGGTTCTGGCGATCCTTTACCGGTGA